One window of the Labilibaculum sp. genome contains the following:
- a CDS encoding phosphonoacetaldehyde reductase — MIENIYIGKGSISNLSEILKLHSGKKIFLVTGKSSYTKSGAQKIMESLLKGIPYFRFSDFEENPKLEDVEKGIGLFKKENCELTIAIGGGSAIDIAKLINSLSMVHENLEETIKANQLEQKPFPFVAIPTTAGTGSEATHFAVMYINGEKYSFAHKYILPEYVIVDSQFTYSTPAYLTACTGADAFCQAVESMWATGGNSESKEYAAKAIGLVWNNLVRAVSDNDHASKDAVIEGAYWAGKAINISKTTASHALSYKMTSLFDVPHGHAVAITLIHVMQANYVFAKEDIQRILSLINADNLSDGVAKIETFWSEIGLCMKLSQLGIEEKQIFKLSNCNLERLKNNPALLTKEYIENLFRSIV, encoded by the coding sequence ATGATTGAGAATATATACATAGGTAAGGGAAGTATTTCCAACTTATCGGAAATATTGAAATTACACTCAGGCAAAAAGATATTTTTAGTAACAGGTAAATCCTCTTACACGAAATCCGGAGCTCAAAAAATAATGGAATCCCTTTTAAAAGGGATTCCATATTTTAGATTTTCTGATTTTGAAGAGAATCCTAAACTGGAAGATGTTGAGAAGGGAATTGGGCTTTTTAAAAAAGAGAACTGTGAATTAACCATTGCGATTGGTGGTGGAAGTGCGATTGACATCGCAAAACTGATTAATAGTTTATCAATGGTTCATGAGAATCTGGAAGAAACTATTAAGGCAAACCAATTGGAACAAAAGCCATTTCCTTTTGTTGCCATTCCAACAACTGCAGGAACCGGAAGTGAGGCAACCCATTTCGCGGTAATGTATATCAATGGAGAAAAATATTCCTTTGCACACAAGTACATTCTTCCAGAATATGTAATTGTAGATTCTCAGTTTACGTATTCTACACCAGCTTATCTTACTGCTTGCACGGGAGCGGATGCTTTTTGTCAGGCAGTAGAATCGATGTGGGCAACCGGAGGAAATTCAGAATCGAAAGAATATGCAGCAAAGGCAATTGGCTTGGTTTGGAATAATCTGGTGAGAGCAGTTTCAGATAACGATCATGCTTCGAAAGATGCAGTAATCGAGGGAGCTTATTGGGCCGGAAAAGCAATTAATATATCCAAGACAACTGCGAGTCATGCTTTGTCGTACAAAATGACGTCCTTGTTTGATGTGCCACACGGACATGCGGTAGCGATAACTTTAATTCATGTGATGCAAGCCAATTATGTATTTGCAAAGGAAGATATTCAACGAATTCTCTCGTTGATTAATGCAGATAATCTATCTGATGGTGTTGCAAAAATCGAAACATTTTGGTCAGAAATTGGTTTATGCATGAAGTTAAGTCAGTTGGGGATTGAAGAAAAGCAGATTTTTAAGCTATCCAATTGTAATCTGGAAAGGTTGAAGAATAACCCGGCATTGCTGACAAAAGAGTATATTGAAAATCTTTTCAGGAGTATTGTTTAA
- the aepY gene encoding phosphonopyruvate decarboxylase: MIELKSFFKNLESNDVNFYTGVPDSLLASLSAYMFDNYPANKHIIASNEGAAVGLASGYHLATGLVPVVYMQNSGIGNAVNPLLSLADEDVYKIPMILFVGWRGEPGVKDEPQHVKQGKVSKDLFDAMQIPSDVLSTDTKEANNQVSKALACCKENSSPYVFLVKKETFETYKLTAKDPVNTYPEREEAIEKVVEMIEQDSVVVSTTGKISRELFEIREKHNTGHEKDFLTVGSMGHASQIAMGIAMHSSKKVYCFDGDGAIIMHTGSFGIIAAADCKNLKHIVFNNGSHDSVGGQPTVGFDIDFGQIAKGFGYKESFFADSHESLNSILPQFIASEGPAILEIRVKKGARNELGRPTTTPVENKLSLMNFLKND, encoded by the coding sequence ATGATAGAATTAAAATCATTTTTTAAAAATCTGGAGAGCAATGATGTGAACTTCTATACAGGAGTTCCAGATTCTCTTTTAGCTTCTCTTTCAGCCTATATGTTTGACAATTATCCTGCAAACAAACACATTATAGCTTCTAACGAAGGAGCTGCAGTAGGTTTGGCCAGCGGGTATCATTTGGCAACCGGATTGGTTCCTGTTGTTTACATGCAAAATTCAGGAATTGGAAATGCTGTGAACCCTTTGCTGTCTTTGGCAGACGAGGATGTTTACAAAATCCCAATGATTCTTTTTGTTGGATGGCGTGGAGAACCTGGAGTGAAAGATGAACCGCAGCATGTAAAGCAGGGGAAAGTATCGAAAGATCTTTTCGATGCCATGCAGATTCCAAGTGACGTATTGAGTACGGATACTAAGGAAGCTAACAATCAGGTGAGTAAAGCACTTGCGTGCTGTAAAGAGAATTCAAGTCCTTATGTGTTTTTAGTTAAAAAGGAAACTTTCGAGACTTATAAACTAACAGCTAAGGATCCTGTAAATACTTATCCGGAAAGAGAAGAAGCCATTGAAAAAGTGGTTGAGATGATAGAGCAAGATTCTGTTGTTGTTTCTACTACCGGTAAGATTTCCAGAGAACTTTTTGAGATTAGAGAGAAGCACAACACGGGGCACGAGAAAGATTTTCTCACTGTTGGTTCAATGGGACATGCTTCTCAAATTGCCATGGGTATTGCCATGCATTCATCTAAGAAAGTGTATTGTTTTGATGGCGATGGAGCTATTATTATGCATACAGGTTCTTTTGGAATAATTGCGGCGGCTGATTGCAAGAATCTAAAGCATATTGTTTTCAATAACGGATCTCATGATTCAGTAGGAGGTCAGCCAACAGTTGGTTTTGATATTGATTTTGGTCAGATAGCAAAGGGGTTTGGATACAAAGAATCTTTTTTTGCAGATTCTCATGAGTCATTGAATTCAATTCTACCTCAGTTTATCGCTAGTGAAGGACCAGCTATATTGGAAATTCGTGTTAAAAAAGGTGCCCGAAACGAATTGGGAAGACCAACTACAACACCTGTTGAGAACAAGCTAAGCTTGATGAATTTTTTGAAAAATGATTGA
- the aepX gene encoding phosphoenolpyruvate mutase yields the protein MSKSVYIGMSADIIHPGHLNIIKEGEKLGSVTVGVLTDKAIASYKRLPYLDYEQRKMIVENIKGVEKVIPQDSLDYVPNLMKVKPDFVVHGDDWKEGIQQETRQRVIDTIKEWNGKVIDVPYTQGISSSKLNEKVKSIGTTPEIRMKRLRRLIQAKPIVRILESHSGLTGLIAENAKVSVNGLNQEFDGMWSSSLTDSTSKGKPDIEAVDITTRMHGLNDTLECTTKPIIYDGDTGGKVEHFVFTVRTLERHGISAVIIEDKTGLKKNSLFGTSVAQTQDTVEDFSAKIKAGKLAQVTEDFMIIARVESLILGRTVEEALERAHAYVKAGADGVMIHSKENTGDDIKEFCERFRADNKNTPIVVVPSTFNHITEEEFSKMGVNVVIYANHMLRASYPAMMNVAKSILANGRSSDANDKCMPIKEILELIPGTK from the coding sequence ATGAGCAAAAGTGTTTACATAGGGATGAGTGCCGATATCATTCATCCGGGGCATTTGAATATTATCAAAGAAGGCGAAAAGTTGGGTAGTGTTACTGTTGGTGTTCTTACAGATAAGGCAATTGCAAGTTATAAGCGTTTACCTTATTTGGATTACGAACAGAGAAAAATGATCGTTGAAAATATAAAAGGAGTTGAAAAAGTAATTCCTCAGGATTCTCTTGACTATGTACCAAACTTAATGAAGGTGAAACCTGATTTTGTTGTTCATGGTGATGATTGGAAAGAAGGAATTCAACAGGAAACCAGACAACGTGTAATCGACACCATCAAAGAATGGAATGGCAAGGTTATTGATGTTCCTTATACACAGGGGATTTCTTCTTCTAAATTAAATGAGAAGGTAAAGTCGATAGGAACGACTCCTGAAATAAGAATGAAGAGATTACGTCGGCTAATTCAAGCCAAACCTATTGTTCGTATTCTTGAATCTCACAGTGGATTGACTGGATTAATTGCAGAAAATGCTAAAGTGAGCGTAAATGGTTTAAATCAAGAGTTTGATGGAATGTGGTCAAGTAGTTTGACTGATTCTACCTCAAAGGGAAAGCCTGATATTGAGGCCGTTGATATTACAACCAGAATGCATGGTTTAAATGACACTTTGGAGTGTACAACGAAGCCTATAATTTACGATGGCGATACAGGAGGAAAAGTAGAACATTTTGTATTTACGGTTAGAACTCTGGAACGTCACGGTATTTCTGCAGTGATCATCGAAGATAAAACAGGTTTAAAAAAGAATTCTTTATTTGGAACATCAGTTGCTCAGACTCAGGATACAGTAGAAGATTTTTCGGCAAAAATTAAAGCCGGAAAACTAGCTCAGGTTACTGAAGATTTCATGATTATTGCACGTGTAGAAAGTTTGATTCTTGGAAGAACGGTAGAAGAGGCTTTGGAAAGAGCGCATGCGTATGTTAAAGCAGGTGCCGATGGAGTGATGATTCACAGCAAAGAGAATACAGGAGATGACATAAAAGAGTTCTGTGAACGATTTAGAGCTGATAACAAGAATACTCCGATTGTTGTTGTTCCATCTACATTTAATCACATTACAGAAGAGGAATTTAGCAAAATGGGTGTCAACGTTGTGATTTATGCAAATCACATGTTGCGAGCTTCTTATCCTGCAATGATGAATGTTGCAAAATCGATTCTTGCAAATGGACGTTCATCAGATGCCAATGATAAATGCATGCCAATAAAGGAAATCCTTGAATTAATCCCTGGTACTAAATAA
- a CDS encoding CDP-glycerol glycerophosphotransferase family protein: MPDKRKSYFALFYLENNYFFPHFISVMDELRVNGLSFAIIIPEEKSRNLEEQNKTTIAHCCEHGIEYLPLKREGLVCEFLVFGNSIQETNITFKKTVSIFHGCWGGKNVYLRDELTQFDIRFVETDFIRENILRAHPEKKDNTVVVGYSKLDLLLRNDDDAIRNLRKKYFFDPTKKTILYAPTFYPSSIGKIPANLPKLLSNYNIIIKPHFYIYMRKKYSSELRLIQKWNQQDNVYFADLSENSLIPFMQVADILVSDFSAAIYEFAAMRKPVIVNRFVKSRWYYKLMPNKLNKRLDLFNFDLWNVGDNANNYQQMVSLLKENLENSNKNINQRQDLVRMVVGDVDGKVAYRIVKHLKYIYHEQKCLHRDECRYHSSGAFEYYQRRRKVG; encoded by the coding sequence ATGCCTGATAAAAGAAAATCATACTTTGCATTATTCTATTTAGAAAATAATTATTTCTTTCCTCATTTTATTTCTGTGATGGATGAGTTGAGAGTTAATGGGCTGTCTTTTGCGATTATAATTCCAGAAGAAAAATCAAGAAATCTTGAAGAACAAAATAAAACAACCATAGCCCATTGTTGTGAACATGGTATTGAGTATTTGCCTCTGAAACGGGAAGGATTAGTTTGTGAGTTTTTGGTATTTGGCAATTCGATTCAAGAAACCAATATTACTTTTAAGAAAACAGTATCAATTTTCCATGGATGTTGGGGAGGTAAAAATGTGTATTTGAGAGATGAGCTTACTCAATTTGATATTCGCTTTGTTGAAACAGATTTTATTCGTGAGAATATTCTTCGTGCACATCCAGAAAAGAAGGACAACACTGTTGTTGTTGGATATTCGAAATTAGATTTGTTACTGCGGAATGATGATGATGCAATTCGGAATTTAAGAAAAAAGTATTTTTTCGATCCAACTAAGAAAACCATTCTTTATGCACCTACATTTTATCCTTCATCAATTGGAAAAATCCCAGCCAACTTACCGAAGTTATTATCAAATTATAATATTATAATTAAACCTCATTTTTATATCTACATGAGGAAAAAATATTCTAGTGAGCTACGATTAATTCAAAAGTGGAATCAGCAGGATAATGTTTATTTCGCAGACTTATCGGAAAATTCACTGATCCCATTTATGCAGGTAGCAGATATTTTGGTATCTGATTTCTCAGCGGCTATTTATGAATTTGCCGCTATGAGAAAACCAGTAATCGTTAATCGTTTTGTAAAATCCAGATGGTATTATAAATTAATGCCAAACAAATTGAATAAGAGGCTGGATCTCTTTAATTTTGATTTGTGGAACGTAGGCGATAATGCCAATAATTACCAACAGATGGTTAGTTTGTTGAAAGAAAATTTAGAAAATAGCAATAAAAACATCAATCAAAGACAAGATTTAGTTAGAATGGTTGTGGGTGATGTGGATGGTAAAGTTGCTTATAGAATAGTGAAACATCTAAAATATATATATCATGAGCAAAAGTGTTTACATAGGGATGAGTGCCGATATCATTCATCCGGGGCATTTGAATATTATCAAAGAAGGCGAAAAGTTGGGTAG
- a CDS encoding capsule assembly Wzi family protein encodes MQKKGSLLIVLMFVGIIVFAQKKTNYEVGASSAVGTDNNLPFWLHSNQNGIVPTHGYVMGDLSLGMNFEENQNESFDFMWKASGLVYTGKESKLMVDQLYGGIRWKFIHFYIGQKSHAQKYDGLSSTNGDLLYSNNSRAYPQYELSVPEWTNVPYTKGFISFKGLLSDGITMDNRYIDNARIHHKNFYLRIFEDYKLSASAGIEHYALWAGTHPVNGNISGSLSKYMKIFMIEGDDAGSFNNDEYRLGNHIGSYRFDVYYNDDKFSLNAYLQTVFEDGSGKRMNNNPDGLYGIYYKNKKSDNALIQSAVIEYYHTSYQGGSIFQIGDHILGGRDNYFNHSEYRSGWTHQGRTIGSPLFTTGTKDGHVVIANNRFKAVHFGIGGEIFGLPYKTYFTYSSNYGTYNIPYASKLKQFSGYAEVNVPVKQIPFKIDLACALDRGKLLGDNLGFWIRLSKKGILSSKKSLK; translated from the coding sequence ATGCAAAAAAAAGGTAGTCTTTTAATCGTTTTAATGTTTGTAGGTATAATTGTTTTTGCTCAGAAGAAAACTAATTACGAGGTAGGTGCTTCTTCAGCAGTTGGTACTGACAATAATCTTCCTTTTTGGCTTCATTCTAATCAAAATGGGATCGTGCCTACTCATGGTTATGTAATGGGTGATTTATCCCTTGGTATGAATTTTGAAGAAAATCAAAATGAGTCATTTGATTTTATGTGGAAAGCTTCAGGACTTGTTTATACAGGAAAAGAATCAAAGTTGATGGTTGATCAGCTATATGGCGGTATACGATGGAAGTTCATCCATTTTTATATTGGGCAAAAAAGTCATGCTCAAAAATATGACGGATTATCTTCAACTAATGGTGATTTATTGTATTCAAATAACTCGCGGGCATACCCTCAATATGAATTAAGTGTTCCGGAATGGACAAATGTACCCTACACAAAAGGCTTTATTTCTTTTAAAGGACTTTTATCTGATGGAATTACAATGGACAACAGGTATATTGATAATGCAAGAATTCATCACAAGAATTTTTACCTGCGGATTTTTGAAGATTACAAGCTGAGTGCAAGTGCAGGTATTGAACATTATGCATTGTGGGCAGGAACGCATCCTGTAAATGGTAATATTTCGGGCTCATTAAGCAAGTATATGAAGATTTTTATGATTGAAGGAGATGATGCCGGTTCTTTTAATAATGACGAGTACCGCTTAGGTAATCATATCGGAAGTTATCGATTTGATGTTTATTATAATGATGATAAATTTAGTTTGAATGCTTATCTCCAAACGGTTTTTGAAGATGGTTCAGGTAAACGGATGAACAATAACCCTGATGGTTTGTACGGCATCTACTATAAAAATAAAAAAAGTGATAATGCTCTAATTCAATCAGCTGTTATTGAATATTATCATACATCTTATCAAGGAGGATCGATTTTTCAGATAGGAGATCATATTTTAGGAGGGCGTGATAATTATTTTAATCATAGTGAATACCGATCAGGATGGACTCACCAAGGCAGAACAATTGGTTCGCCTTTATTTACGACCGGAACTAAAGATGGACACGTTGTAATCGCAAATAATCGCTTTAAGGCTGTTCATTTTGGTATTGGAGGCGAAATATTTGGTTTACCCTATAAAACATACTTTACTTACAGTAGCAATTATGGTACATATAATATTCCATACGCATCTAAATTGAAGCAATTTTCTGGATATGCAGAGGTGAATGTGCCCGTAAAACAGATCCCATTTAAAATTGATCTTGCCTGTGCTTTGGATCGAGGGAAATTACTTGGTGATAATCTGGGATTTTGGATTAGACTATCGAAAAAAGGAATTTTAAGTTCAAAAAAATCTTTGAAATAA
- a CDS encoding CDP-glycerol glycerophosphotransferase family protein, translating to MRIVLFCEQKYTISMVEPIYAEAILEGCHEILWYIHEKNIPHFDKEVPWTHNISDIYKFSPEVIFVPCNVVPYDLPGVKIQISHGYECGEKRYFRIRDYFDLYLTQGPYFTNGYKKSLKNRQKAEVVETGWSRRDSILRDLTRYNDYKQELLLKYNKKKIALYAPTFPPSITSLPFMQEGIQKFVEERDDVLLILKFHPLTDPKWMKDYENIAASNKNMLWMADVDINKFLLISDVMISDSSSVVFEFLLLDKPVITYKNASPVKYWRDITDPLRLSEAFEKEITFDEYADKRKEAIEYFDPYFDGKSCKRMLEAAKNYIAENGVPEKRELGFFRRRKSLKRFK from the coding sequence ATGAGAATAGTTTTATTTTGCGAACAGAAGTATACAATATCCATGGTTGAACCAATATATGCAGAAGCAATTTTGGAAGGTTGCCATGAAATTCTATGGTATATTCATGAAAAGAACATCCCTCATTTCGACAAGGAGGTTCCTTGGACTCACAATATTAGTGACATTTATAAATTTTCGCCGGAAGTAATCTTCGTTCCTTGTAATGTAGTTCCTTATGATCTGCCGGGAGTTAAAATTCAAATATCACATGGCTATGAGTGTGGTGAGAAAAGATACTTCAGAATTCGTGATTATTTCGATCTTTATTTAACTCAAGGTCCTTATTTTACTAATGGATATAAGAAATCGCTTAAGAATAGACAGAAAGCTGAAGTTGTTGAGACTGGCTGGTCAAGAAGAGATAGTATTTTGAGAGATCTGACAAGATACAATGACTACAAACAAGAATTACTACTCAAATACAATAAAAAGAAAATAGCTTTATACGCACCAACTTTTCCTCCTTCAATCACCTCCTTACCTTTTATGCAAGAAGGGATACAGAAATTTGTGGAAGAAAGAGATGATGTTTTATTAATTCTGAAATTTCACCCGTTAACAGATCCAAAATGGATGAAGGATTATGAGAATATTGCAGCATCCAATAAAAATATGCTTTGGATGGCTGATGTTGATATTAATAAATTCCTTCTGATTTCAGATGTAATGATAAGCGACTCATCTTCGGTTGTTTTTGAATTTCTATTACTCGACAAACCCGTCATAACCTATAAAAACGCTTCTCCGGTAAAGTACTGGAGAGATATTACGGATCCATTACGACTATCGGAAGCTTTTGAAAAAGAAATAACTTTTGATGAGTATGCGGACAAAAGAAAGGAAGCAATTGAATACTTCGATCCTTATTTTGATGGTAAATCATGCAAAAGAATGTTAGAAGCGGCAAAAAACTATATTGCGGAAAATGGAGTTCCTGAGAAAAGAGAATTAGGTTTTTTTAGAAGAAGAAAATCATTAAAACGGTTTAAATAA
- a CDS encoding NUDIX domain-containing protein, producing MSPTFPQKVIKYCPKCGGEKFLYKSDNSFLCENCHFHLYVNASAAVAALIVNEKGELLLAKRAVEPQKGMLDLPGGFVDVMETAEQALCREIKEELNLEVAELSYFMSYPNEYVFGGLSVFTLDLAYLCKIKSFKEIDANDDIVGFEFIHPNNICQDEICSGSIIQIIQEYSKMTER from the coding sequence ATGAGTCCAACATTCCCTCAAAAAGTAATTAAATATTGTCCCAAATGTGGCGGAGAGAAGTTTCTTTACAAAAGTGATAATTCATTTTTGTGTGAGAACTGTCATTTTCATTTGTATGTAAATGCTTCTGCTGCAGTCGCTGCTTTAATAGTTAACGAAAAAGGAGAGTTGTTACTTGCCAAACGAGCTGTTGAACCCCAGAAAGGAATGCTCGATTTACCAGGAGGCTTTGTGGATGTAATGGAAACAGCAGAACAGGCACTTTGTCGTGAAATTAAGGAAGAGCTAAATTTAGAAGTTGCAGAATTGTCCTATTTTATGTCTTATCCAAACGAATATGTTTTTGGTGGATTATCTGTATTTACCTTAGATTTGGCCTATCTTTGCAAAATAAAATCTTTTAAAGAAATTGATGCAAATGATGATATTGTGGGTTTTGAATTTATACATCCAAATAATATTTGTCAGGATGAAATTTGCTCAGGTTCAATAATTCAAATAATACAAGAATATAGTAAGATGACTGAACGCTAA
- the ggt gene encoding gamma-glutamyltransferase, producing the protein MSTAKFISIILAFFLLVFSCSVPPKSKSYDNGVVVTAHYLASEVGREILQKGGNAFDAAVAVQFALAVVYPRAGNIAGGGFAVIRTSKGEYNSLDFRETAPKAAFEQMYCDEDGNVNSDLSQKGHLAVGVPGTVDGMVKLHQKYGKMEWKALLVPAIKLAKNGVALSLLEANKLNDYRDQIKNQNLGEGSNPYVGVNFFREGDSLKNTALARVLLRIKVNGRDGFYAGETSDLIVSEMERNGGIITAKDLQEYQSVWRVPLIGDYRGHKIISMPPPSSGGVALLQLLSGAEQYKMNKYSFGSFEHIHLMVELERRVYADRATWLGDPDYYEVPVNRLVDDEYLENRFSDIEMDKKTDSQDVKAGSVEVIESFETTHFSIADAQGNAIAVTTTLNGNYGSKVVVKGGGFFLNNEMDDFSSKPGFPNQFGLVGGEANAIKPGKRMLSSMTPTIVEKNGKLFMVLGSPGGSTIITSVFQNIINTIDFEMSSQQVVDAPRIHSQWLPDEVYVETDFPSKDVLNKLEATGHVIKDQSKIGVMAAVFVSESGEYIGVADTKRHKDSRASGY; encoded by the coding sequence ATGAGCACAGCAAAATTTATCTCAATCATTTTAGCCTTTTTTCTTCTTGTTTTTTCATGTAGTGTTCCTCCTAAATCAAAATCCTATGATAACGGGGTTGTGGTAACGGCTCATTATTTGGCTTCCGAAGTTGGGAGGGAAATATTGCAAAAAGGTGGAAATGCCTTCGATGCGGCTGTAGCCGTACAATTTGCGTTGGCGGTTGTCTACCCGCGAGCCGGAAATATTGCCGGAGGAGGTTTTGCTGTTATCCGAACTTCTAAGGGAGAGTACAATTCGCTGGACTTTAGAGAAACAGCACCAAAAGCTGCATTTGAACAGATGTATTGCGATGAGGATGGAAATGTTAATTCTGATTTGAGTCAAAAAGGGCATTTGGCCGTTGGAGTTCCGGGTACGGTTGATGGAATGGTTAAACTTCATCAGAAATACGGAAAAATGGAATGGAAGGCATTGCTGGTTCCAGCAATTAAGTTGGCAAAAAATGGTGTAGCTTTGAGTTTATTGGAAGCAAATAAATTAAACGATTATCGAGATCAGATAAAAAATCAGAATTTAGGAGAAGGTTCAAATCCGTATGTTGGAGTTAATTTTTTTAGGGAAGGAGACAGCTTAAAAAATACAGCCTTAGCAAGAGTATTGCTGCGAATAAAAGTAAACGGACGGGATGGGTTTTATGCTGGAGAAACTTCTGATTTAATCGTTTCAGAAATGGAGAGGAATGGTGGTATTATTACAGCTAAAGATCTTCAGGAGTATCAATCGGTCTGGAGAGTTCCTTTAATCGGAGATTATCGGGGACATAAAATTATTTCAATGCCTCCGCCATCAAGTGGAGGAGTTGCATTACTGCAATTATTAAGTGGTGCAGAGCAGTATAAAATGAATAAGTATAGTTTTGGATCTTTTGAGCACATCCATTTAATGGTGGAATTGGAGAGACGGGTTTATGCCGATCGGGCAACCTGGCTTGGTGATCCGGATTATTACGAGGTTCCGGTTAATCGATTAGTTGACGATGAATATTTAGAGAATCGATTTTCTGATATTGAAATGGACAAGAAAACAGACTCCCAGGATGTTAAGGCAGGTAGTGTTGAGGTAATTGAAAGTTTTGAAACCACTCATTTTTCCATTGCCGATGCGCAGGGAAATGCAATCGCTGTCACCACAACATTAAACGGCAATTACGGAAGTAAAGTGGTGGTTAAAGGGGGGGGCTTTTTCCTAAATAATGAAATGGATGATTTTAGCAGCAAACCAGGTTTCCCAAATCAGTTTGGATTGGTTGGTGGTGAGGCGAATGCCATTAAACCCGGAAAGCGAATGCTGAGCAGTATGACACCAACAATTGTGGAGAAAAATGGAAAACTGTTTATGGTATTAGGCTCTCCCGGAGGATCTACAATCATAACTTCAGTCTTTCAAAACATTATTAATACAATTGATTTTGAAATGTCATCTCAGCAAGTTGTTGATGCTCCCCGAATTCATTCACAATGGTTGCCCGATGAAGTGTATGTTGAAACAGATTTTCCATCGAAGGATGTTTTAAACAAGCTCGAAGCAACAGGACATGTAATAAAGGATCAATCAAAAATAGGTGTAATGGCTGCTGTTTTTGTTTCCGAATCGGGAGAATACATTGGTGTTGCAGATACTAAAAGGCATAAAGACAGCCGGGCGTCAGGTTATTAG